A stretch of Desulfovulcanus ferrireducens DNA encodes these proteins:
- a CDS encoding mechanosensitive ion channel family protein — MLDKIWDGLANIPYGIDLVKLAFVFIVSWLSYVVSQKYLLGLINKILTKTKTKWDDVLIKNKVFNQLILLIPAMVFYYGLKALPTLFSYGQKIVSIYVTFIIILVVNKLLDSFVDIYNTYPISARRPIKGYLQLVKIFVYIIGGIFLISIILDKSPWGLISGIGALTAVLMLIFKDTVLSFVASIQIASYDLLRKGDWIEMPAFGADGDVIDIALHTVKVQNFDKTIVAIPTFKFLDHSFKNWRGMEEAGARRIKRSILIDQSSIKFLDDELMERLSKIDILKSYLEQKRIEIEEHNKNVGASPESVLNGRRLTNLGTLRAYILAYLKSHPNIRQDLTLIVRHLQPTADKGLPLEIYCFVNDTNWANYEAIQADIFDHILAALPEFHLRAYQRNALVDRRI; from the coding sequence ATGCTGGATAAAATCTGGGATGGATTAGCGAATATCCCTTACGGTATCGACCTGGTTAAATTAGCCTTTGTCTTTATTGTCAGCTGGTTAAGTTATGTAGTGAGCCAAAAATACCTGCTCGGTTTGATCAATAAAATTCTTACAAAGACCAAGACCAAATGGGACGATGTATTGATCAAGAACAAGGTGTTTAACCAGTTGATCTTACTGATCCCGGCCATGGTCTTTTATTATGGTCTAAAGGCCCTCCCCACATTGTTTTCCTATGGCCAGAAAATTGTCTCTATTTATGTAACCTTTATTATTATTCTTGTCGTAAACAAACTTCTCGATTCCTTTGTTGACATCTACAATACCTACCCCATTTCAGCCAGGCGCCCCATCAAAGGTTATCTGCAACTAGTCAAAATTTTTGTCTATATTATTGGGGGAATTTTTCTTATCTCCATTATCCTGGATAAATCTCCCTGGGGCCTGATAAGTGGAATTGGTGCTTTGACCGCTGTGCTCATGCTCATTTTTAAGGATACGGTTTTATCCTTTGTGGCCAGCATTCAAATTGCCAGTTACGATCTTTTGCGAAAAGGTGACTGGATTGAGATGCCTGCGTTTGGAGCTGACGGCGATGTCATTGATATTGCCCTGCATACAGTCAAAGTGCAAAATTTTGACAAGACCATTGTGGCAATCCCTACATTTAAGTTTTTGGATCATTCCTTTAAAAACTGGCGGGGGATGGAAGAGGCCGGAGCGCGCAGGATTAAAAGATCTATTTTAATAGACCAGTCCAGCATCAAGTTTCTGGACGACGAGCTCATGGAGCGTTTATCAAAAATAGATATTCTCAAAAGTTATCTGGAGCAAAAAAGGATAGAAATCGAGGAGCACAATAAAAATGTAGGAGCCAGTCCGGAATCAGTGCTCAATGGCCGGCGCCTGACAAACCTGGGTACCTTGCGGGCCTATATCCTGGCTTATCTTAAGTCCCATCCCAATATCAGACAAGACCTGACCCTGATCGTGCGTCATCTACAGCCTACGGCGGATAAAGGTCTGCCACTGGAGATTTACTGCTTTGTGAATGATACAAATTGGGCCAATTACGAGGCTATTCAGGCCGATATTTTTGACCATATCCTGGCTGCCTTGCCAGAATTTCATTTGAGGGCCTATCAGCGCAACGCCCTGGTAGATCGCAGGATATAA